From a single Drosophila sulfurigaster albostrigata strain 15112-1811.04 chromosome 3, ASM2355843v2, whole genome shotgun sequence genomic region:
- the LOC133843537 gene encoding uncharacterized protein LOC133843537 produces the protein MGGRAVAGGGTEVGAGVGVGADGRGNGEGHVGVDVVGDGVVVAVPATAIVTGTVGVADAIGMDIRTRTTTTTAINNNKDNSSSSNNNRSSSNSNNNNESTSTSVKQNNKAKLPHRMRRNGSYFGRLNVRIYLIYSCCYLLLIMAAAGSNNVVNGLKCYCNPKECDVIRALDCPGKGLMLWDPCQCCRICAKTLGESCGGPGGFSGQCEPPLQCVTKLPISSGLGVCMDLQHLTALTYSQLSNCTADEAIVLEPGCEITNKRCQCWPTMRTCLSQLSTDGGSPSNSRWHFKNLEDCQLNLQNLIKLELEFDEDYKISPSKFTYKKLRRKRKSLRKRIIILEDEDDGGSNIQQQQQEQQQTV, from the exons ATGGGCGGAAGAGCAGTAGCAGGAGGAGGAACAGAAGTAGGAGCAGGAGTAGGAGTAGGAGCTGATGGTCGAGGAAATGGAGAAGGCCATGTGGGTGTAGATGTTGTAGGtgatggtgttgttgttgctgtgccgGCGACTGCGATTGTGACTGGGACTGTGGGAGTAGCCGACGCCATTGGCATGGATATACGcacaaggacaacaacaacaacagcaataaacaacaacaaagacaacagcagcagcagcaacaacaacagaagcagcagcaacagcaacaacaacaacgaatcaACGTCGACGTCAGTCAAACAGAACAACAAAGCGAAACTTCCGCATAGGATGCGACGAAACGGAAGTTATTTTGGTCGTTTGAACGTACGGATCTATCTCATCTATTCATGCTGCTATCTGCTGCTGATAATGGCAGCAGCTGGCAGCAACAATGTGGTAAATGGACTCAAATGCTATTGCAATCCAAAGGAATGCGATGTTATACGGGCCCTCGACTGCCCCGGCAAGGGCCTAATGCTCTGGGATCCATGCCA ATGCTGCCGCATATGCGCTAAAACGTTGGGCGAATCCTGCGGCGGACCCGGCGGCTTTTCCGGCCAATGCGAACCGCCCCTTCAGTGTGTTACCAAACTGCCCATTAGCAGCGGTCTCGGCGTCTGCATGG ATCTGCAACATTTGACAGCGCTCACATACAGCCAGCTGAGCAACTGCACTGCGGATGAGGCGATTGTGCTGGAGCCGGGCTGTGAGATAACCAACAAACGCTGCCAATGCTGGCCCACAATGCGCACCTGTCTCAGCCAGCTGTCCACTGATGGCGGCTCGCCAAGCAATTCGCGTTGGCATTTCAAAAATCTCGAG GACTGCCAATTGAACTTGCAAAATCTGATTAAACTCGAATTGGAATTCGATGAAGACTATAAAATCTCACCGAgtaaatttacatacaaaaaGCTGCGCAGAAAGCGAAAATCGTTGAGGAAACGCAT cATCATTTTggaagatgaagatgatggtggcagcaacatccagcaacagcagcaggagcagcagcaaaccgTCTAA
- the LOC133845300 gene encoding uncharacterized protein LOC133845300 isoform X2, whose translation MFYCGVIFLFSILLVQGDAAKSPFSVELKNISCAVQDPTWMLQLDCIMHKKRMYPQISMHLQLAQPVNELNMLYHLQIVKKDNSKMTVARLKLDGCKLLSSFYSNSMLGKIFKRIQSVSNLPKKCPLPANNLFWIRNYTALPEEYPPFAPAATFVMSLKMERRETIIAEIINIFSIIY comes from the exons ATGTTTTATTGTGGAgtgatttttcttttctcaatTTTGCTTGTCCAAGGCGACGCTGCAAAA TCACCTTTTTcagttgaattaaaaaatatttcctGTGCAGTTCAGGATCCCACTTGGATGCTTCAACTCGACTGCATAATGCATAAAAAGCGCATGTATCCACAAATTTCTATGCACCTTCAGCTAGCTCAGCCAGTGAATGAATTGAACATGCTCTATCATCTGCAAATTGTCAAAAAGGATAATTCAAAAATGACTGTTGCTCGTCTTAAGCTCGATGGCTGCAAACTTCTTTCTTCATTTTACAGCAACAGTATGCTTGGGAAGATCTTTAAGCGCATTCAAAGTGTCAGCAATCTGCCTAAGAAATGTCCACTTCCTGCA AATAACCTTTTTTGGATACGCAATTATACAGCATTGCCTGAAGAGTATCCTCCATTTGCTCCCGCCGCCACATTTGTTATGAGTCTCAAGATGGAACGACGGGAAACAATCATTGccgaaattattaatatattctccattatttattaa
- the LOC133845300 gene encoding uncharacterized protein LOC133845300 isoform X1, whose protein sequence is MFYCGVIFLFLILLVKGDAAKSPFSVELKNISCAVQDPTWMLQLDCIMHKKRMYPQISMHLQLAQPVNELNMLYHLQIVKKDNSKMTVARLKLDGCKLLSSFYSNSMLGKIFKRIQSVSNLPKKCPLPANNLFWIRNYTALPEEYPPFAPAATFVMSLKMERRETIIAEIINIFSIIY, encoded by the exons ATGTTTTATTGTGGAgtgatttttcttttcttaattttgcTGGTCAAAGGTGACGCtgcaaaa TCACCTTTTTcagttgaattaaaaaatatttcctGTGCAGTTCAGGATCCCACTTGGATGCTTCAACTCGACTGCATAATGCATAAAAAGCGCATGTATCCACAAATTTCTATGCACCTTCAGCTAGCTCAGCCAGTGAATGAATTGAACATGCTCTATCATCTGCAAATTGTCAAAAAGGATAATTCAAAAATGACTGTTGCTCGTCTTAAGCTCGATGGCTGCAAACTTCTTTCTTCATTTTACAGCAACAGTATGCTTGGGAAGATCTTTAAGCGCATTCAAAGTGTCAGCAATCTGCCTAAGAAATGTCCACTTCCTGCA AATAACCTTTTTTGGATACGCAATTATACAGCATTGCCTGAAGAGTATCCTCCATTTGCTCCCGCCGCCACATTTGTTATGAGTCTCAAGATGGAACGACGGGAAACAATCATTGccgaaattattaatatattctccattatttattaa
- the LOC133843526 gene encoding zygotic gap protein knirps isoform X2 has protein sequence MNQTCKVCGEPAAGFHFGAFTCEGCKSFFGRSYNNISTISECKNEGKCIIDKKNRTTCKACRLRKCYNVGMSKGGSRYGRRSNWFKIHCLLQEHEQAAAAAASAGKAPGHATGSPMSSPGFGDLAAHLQQQQQQQQQHHHQQQQHQQQQQQQRHPHLPPLLGYPGYHLPEPFGARHPADAAAAAAALPFFSMMATPQSPFQLPPHLLFPGYHASAAAAAAADAAYRQEMYKHRQSVDSAASAESLNRYTPPHVVRQLTPQSPPPQQQEPQPAASPIDVCLGAEDEEEQSMHSHHSGSIHSPHAIHTPVAIRATPTTQLQQQQQQQSASSTPTPTTTPTPPATAAVAVTATASSPLSFAAKMQSLSPVSICSIGAETGAATVAPAVAAAQDGPMDLSMKTSRSSVHSFNDSDADEMPETNALSQRRKFYQLEAECSATAISSSHSSSHSNHSDHSTASLVKRQKLESSPSPSSSSSPSTSPAAFGGFAVAHNAASAMRGIFVCV, from the exons ATGAATCAAACATGCAAAGTATGCGGCGAACCAGCGGCGGGTTTTCACTTCGGCGCCTTCACATGCGAGGGCTGCAAG AGTTTCTTCGGTCGCTCGTATAACAACATAAGCACAATCAGCGAGTGCAAGAACGAGGGCAAGTGCATCATCGACAAAAAGAATCGCACCACTTGCAAGGCGTGTCGTCTGCGCAAATGCTACAACGTGGGCATGTCCAAGGGCGGCTCTCGCTATGGCCGTCGCTCCAATTGGTTCAAGATCCACTGTCTGCTCCAGGAACACGAacaggcagcagctgccgcagccTCCGCTGGCAAGGCGCCCGGACATGCCACCGGCTCGCCAATGAGTTCGCCTGGATTCGGTGACTTGGCCGCAcatctgcaacagcaacaacaacagcagcagcaacatcatcaccaacagcagcagcaccagcaacaacagcagcaacagcgtcaTCCACATCTGCCGCCTCTGCTCGGTTATCCCGGTTACCATTTGCCTGAACCCTTTGGTGCTCGCCATCCGGCTgatgctgccgccgctgccgctgcgttGCCCTTCTTCAGCATGATGGCCACACCACAGTCGCCCTTCCAGCTGCCCCCGCACTTGCTGTTCCCCGGCTATCATGCCAGCGCAGCGGCCGCCGCTGCAGCGGATGCTGCCTATCGCCAGGAGATGTACAAGCATCGTCAGAGCGTGGACTCGGCTGCCTCCGCAGAGTCACTCAATCGCTATACGCCACCGCATGTGGTGCGTCAGTTGACACCGCAGTCGCCACcaccacagcagcaggagcCACAGCCAGCAGCATCGCCCATTGATGTTTGCCTGGGCGccgaggatgaggaggagcaGTCGATGCACTCGCATCACAGCGGCAGCATTCACAGTCCGCATGCGATTCACACACCAGTTGCCATACGCGCCACACCCACAacacagttgcagcagcagcagcagcagcaatcagcATCgtccacgcccacgcccacaacGACGCCCACGCCCCCGGCGACcgcagcagtcgcagtcacagccACAGCGAGCAGCCCTCTGAGCTTTGCTGCCAAAATGCAATCACTTTCACCCGTCTCCATCTGCTCGATTGGCGCCGAGACTGGcgctgcaacagttgctcccgctgtcgctgctgcccAGGATGGACCCATGGATCTGAGCATGAAGACCTCCAGGAGTTCGGTGCACAGTTTCAACGACAGCGATGCCGACGAGATGCCCGAGACAAATGCTTTGTCGCAGCGCCGCAAGTTCTATCAACTCGAGGCCGAATGCAGCGCCACAGCGATCAGCAgcagtcacagcagcagccacagcaaccacagcgaTCACAGCACTGCCTCCTTGGTGAAGCGCCAAAAACTGGagtcgtcgccatcgccatcatcatcgtcgtcgccatCGACGTCACCAGCAGCATTTGGCGGCTTTGCGGTGGCTCACAACGCGGCCAGCGCCATGCGGGGCATCTTTGTCTGCGTctaa
- the LOC133846347 gene encoding uncharacterized protein LOC133846347 — protein sequence MLDPSWGHEFTCIIYRKRIVPVMYARFSLKESANDFNLWLDVGILKRDKTKISMGRHKLDGCKFLESFYSNNIFGKFFKRILSVSNLPKGCPVPANNVFEIRNYTVLVDEYPPNVPALNHQLTLQIEKDNKIIADVYVEGSIIY from the exons ATGCTTGATCCCTCATGGGGACACGAGTTCACCTGCATTATCTATAGAAAACGCATTGTTCCAGTGATGTACGCACGCTTCAGCCTTAAGGAAAGCGCCAATGACTTTAATCTGTGGCTCGATGTGGGAATTCTCAAAAGAGATAAAACCAAAATCAGCATGGGACGTCACAAACTCGATGGCTGCAAATTCCTGGAGTCAttttacagcaacaacatttttggcaaattctTCAAGCGCATCCTCAGTGTCAGCAACTTACCCAAAGGTTGTCCAGTTCCAGCT AACAATGTCTTCGAGATACGTAATTACACAGTTTTAGTGGACGAATATCCACCGAATGTGCCAGCTTTAAATCATCAATTGactttgcaaattgaaaaggatAACAAAATCATTGCCGACGTTTATGTTGAAGGATCAATTATCTACTAA
- the LOC133843538 gene encoding uncharacterized protein LOC133843538, protein MKRDGSKLSLAQVKMDGCKFLNSVNISSFYGKFFKRFQIGSNLPTNCPVSECITYGMTNVTMSPDMYPTGIFDLNYQLHLKFLRGEQYLVYVFSEGSVFY, encoded by the exons ATGAAGCGAGATGGCAGCAAATTGAGCTTGGCACAAGTCAAAATGGATGGTTGCAAGTTTCTCAACTCCGTCAACATCAGCAGCTTTTATGGCAAGTTCTTTAAGCGCTTTCAAATTGGCAGCAATCTACCCACAAATTGCCCAGTATCAGAG TGCATAACGTATGGCATGACAAATGTCACAATGAGCCCTGATATGTATCCGACCGGAATATTTGACTTAAACTACCAATTGCACCTCAAGTTTCTGCGGGGCGAACAATATTTGGTGTATGTATTCTCAGAAGGCTCTGTTTTCTATTAG
- the LOC133843526 gene encoding zygotic gap protein knirps isoform X1, whose protein sequence is MVFNLMNQTCKVCGEPAAGFHFGAFTCEGCKSFFGRSYNNISTISECKNEGKCIIDKKNRTTCKACRLRKCYNVGMSKGGSRYGRRSNWFKIHCLLQEHEQAAAAAASAGKAPGHATGSPMSSPGFGDLAAHLQQQQQQQQQHHHQQQQHQQQQQQQRHPHLPPLLGYPGYHLPEPFGARHPADAAAAAAALPFFSMMATPQSPFQLPPHLLFPGYHASAAAAAAADAAYRQEMYKHRQSVDSAASAESLNRYTPPHVVRQLTPQSPPPQQQEPQPAASPIDVCLGAEDEEEQSMHSHHSGSIHSPHAIHTPVAIRATPTTQLQQQQQQQSASSTPTPTTTPTPPATAAVAVTATASSPLSFAAKMQSLSPVSICSIGAETGAATVAPAVAAAQDGPMDLSMKTSRSSVHSFNDSDADEMPETNALSQRRKFYQLEAECSATAISSSHSSSHSNHSDHSTASLVKRQKLESSPSPSSSSSPSTSPAAFGGFAVAHNAASAMRGIFVCV, encoded by the exons ATGGTGTTCAACTTG ATGAATCAAACATGCAAAGTATGCGGCGAACCAGCGGCGGGTTTTCACTTCGGCGCCTTCACATGCGAGGGCTGCAAG AGTTTCTTCGGTCGCTCGTATAACAACATAAGCACAATCAGCGAGTGCAAGAACGAGGGCAAGTGCATCATCGACAAAAAGAATCGCACCACTTGCAAGGCGTGTCGTCTGCGCAAATGCTACAACGTGGGCATGTCCAAGGGCGGCTCTCGCTATGGCCGTCGCTCCAATTGGTTCAAGATCCACTGTCTGCTCCAGGAACACGAacaggcagcagctgccgcagccTCCGCTGGCAAGGCGCCCGGACATGCCACCGGCTCGCCAATGAGTTCGCCTGGATTCGGTGACTTGGCCGCAcatctgcaacagcaacaacaacagcagcagcaacatcatcaccaacagcagcagcaccagcaacaacagcagcaacagcgtcaTCCACATCTGCCGCCTCTGCTCGGTTATCCCGGTTACCATTTGCCTGAACCCTTTGGTGCTCGCCATCCGGCTgatgctgccgccgctgccgctgcgttGCCCTTCTTCAGCATGATGGCCACACCACAGTCGCCCTTCCAGCTGCCCCCGCACTTGCTGTTCCCCGGCTATCATGCCAGCGCAGCGGCCGCCGCTGCAGCGGATGCTGCCTATCGCCAGGAGATGTACAAGCATCGTCAGAGCGTGGACTCGGCTGCCTCCGCAGAGTCACTCAATCGCTATACGCCACCGCATGTGGTGCGTCAGTTGACACCGCAGTCGCCACcaccacagcagcaggagcCACAGCCAGCAGCATCGCCCATTGATGTTTGCCTGGGCGccgaggatgaggaggagcaGTCGATGCACTCGCATCACAGCGGCAGCATTCACAGTCCGCATGCGATTCACACACCAGTTGCCATACGCGCCACACCCACAacacagttgcagcagcagcagcagcagcaatcagcATCgtccacgcccacgcccacaacGACGCCCACGCCCCCGGCGACcgcagcagtcgcagtcacagccACAGCGAGCAGCCCTCTGAGCTTTGCTGCCAAAATGCAATCACTTTCACCCGTCTCCATCTGCTCGATTGGCGCCGAGACTGGcgctgcaacagttgctcccgctgtcgctgctgcccAGGATGGACCCATGGATCTGAGCATGAAGACCTCCAGGAGTTCGGTGCACAGTTTCAACGACAGCGATGCCGACGAGATGCCCGAGACAAATGCTTTGTCGCAGCGCCGCAAGTTCTATCAACTCGAGGCCGAATGCAGCGCCACAGCGATCAGCAgcagtcacagcagcagccacagcaaccacagcgaTCACAGCACTGCCTCCTTGGTGAAGCGCCAAAAACTGGagtcgtcgccatcgccatcatcatcgtcgtcgccatCGACGTCACCAGCAGCATTTGGCGGCTTTGCGGTGGCTCACAACGCGGCCAGCGCCATGCGGGGCATCTTTGTCTGCGTctaa
- the LOC133845801 gene encoding uncharacterized protein LOC133845801: protein MRCSTVQFRGLFLLLSIFVVQDEATKPPFTIEFHNFSCALRDPNWVLQLDCKLHRKRIYPSISVAFKLAKQINEYNLLYHLQFVKKDNSKKSVGRLKLDGCKFLESFYSNNMVGKFFKRIQSVSNLPKKCPIPGNKLLEIRNYTVLPEEYPPFAPAATFHLTLQIERGGNIIADIINEGSISY, encoded by the exons ATGCGTTGTTCCACAGTTCAGTTTCGCGGACTGTTTTTGCTTCTCTCAATTTTTGTGGTTCAAGATGAGGCTACTAAG CCACCTTTTACCATTGAATTCCATAACTTTTCCTGTGCACTTCGAGATCCCAACTGGGTATTGCAACTCGACTGTAAATTGCATCGAAAGCGCATATATCCATCAATTTCTGTGGCTTTTAAACTTGCCAagcaaattaatgaatataatttgCTATATCATCTGCAGTTTGTCAAAAAGGATAATTCGAAAAAATCCGTTGGACGCCTCAAACTCGATGGTTGCAAATTTCTTGAATCGTTTTATAGCAACAATATGGTTGGAAAGTTCTTTAAGCGCATTCAAAGTGTCAGCAATCTGCCCAAGAAATGTCCAATTCCTGGA AATAAACTTTTGGAGATACGCAACTATACTGTATTACCGGAAGAGTATCCTCCGTTTGCGCCCGCCGCGACATTTCATTTGACTCTCCAGATCGAACGAGGTGGAAACATAATAGCCGATATTATTAATGAAGGCTCTATTAGTTATTAA